A part of Candidatus Dependentiae bacterium genomic DNA contains:
- a CDS encoding 4'-phosphopantetheinyl transferase superfamily protein has protein sequence MTFVGIDIVKNNRFLHWYLYSDRMLLRVFHPQEVAQFKELFLQNAERAKLFLASRYAVKEAFFKAYSSFVIQKKSDIPPFLTLSRSFFVEKKENNQPLIMITSEFLAGLHDISVSLSHEGCCSSAVVVLSAC, from the coding sequence ATGACCTTTGTTGGTATTGATATTGTAAAAAACAACCGTTTTTTACATTGGTATTTGTATTCAGATCGTATGCTGCTCAGAGTTTTTCATCCACAAGAGGTTGCGCAATTTAAAGAACTTTTTCTCCAAAATGCTGAAAGAGCAAAGCTTTTTTTGGCTTCCCGGTACGCGGTGAAAGAGGCTTTTTTTAAGGCCTATTCATCTTTTGTGATACAAAAAAAGAGTGATATTCCGCCATTTTTGACACTTTCGCGTTCTTTTTTTGTGGAAAAAAAAGAAAACAACCAGCCATTAATAATGATTACAAGTGAATTTCTTGCAGGCCTGCATGATATTTCTGTTTCTCTTTCCCATGAGGGCTGCTGTTCGTCGGCGGTTGTTGTTTTGAGTGCGTGTTAG
- a CDS encoding YifB family Mg chelatase-like AAA ATPase — translation MAHAKVFSATTLGVNASLIEVEVDLSFGLVNFFIVGLPDKAIKESKDRIRAAFKNCGLKMPDRLVTVNLAPANLKKQDSLFDVPIAVALLQAAQLVKLDKSFLDETVFLGELSLDGQIRPIIGTVSIVHGVLGFGKKRVVVPLQNVYEAQLIEGIEVIGVENLVQLVAWLRGEITLEPSVTDLKKLLAVQQRFLDDFSQVKGQRQAKRALQLAAAGWHNTLFIGSPGGGKTMLAKRLPTILPQQTFAEVLETTKIYSVAGKFSRDELVYSRPFRAPHHTISQVGLVGGGSHPQPGEISLAHNGVLFLDELTEFSRTTVETLRQPLEEKVVHISRAQYSVDFPASFLLVAALNPCPCGFYGDESKKCNCSSQSIEKYLGKLSGPLLDRLDIHVRVASLSYDELKNSSTTEKTSAEMKAEVDIARAFRCNRQGDIPNGLLSPSQIEQFCTLTTNAELLVKKMFDRLGLSMRSYHKILKLARTIADFESSEKINESHLKEAFSYRCFDRHQSK, via the coding sequence GTGGCGCACGCAAAAGTTTTTTCTGCAACAACCCTTGGGGTTAATGCTTCGTTGATCGAAGTTGAAGTTGATTTATCGTTTGGATTGGTAAATTTTTTTATTGTTGGATTGCCCGATAAGGCTATCAAAGAGAGTAAAGACCGTATTCGCGCAGCTTTTAAGAATTGTGGCCTTAAGATGCCTGATCGTTTGGTTACGGTTAATTTGGCGCCTGCTAATCTTAAAAAACAAGATTCATTATTTGATGTTCCTATTGCGGTGGCGTTGTTGCAAGCTGCTCAGCTTGTAAAATTGGATAAAAGTTTTTTGGATGAAACGGTATTTCTTGGGGAATTGTCGCTGGACGGTCAAATTAGACCAATTATTGGAACCGTTTCGATTGTTCATGGGGTGTTGGGATTTGGCAAAAAACGCGTTGTTGTTCCATTACAAAATGTTTACGAAGCTCAATTGATAGAAGGAATTGAGGTTATTGGGGTTGAAAATTTAGTTCAACTCGTGGCGTGGCTTCGAGGTGAGATTACTCTTGAGCCTTCAGTGACAGACCTTAAAAAATTACTTGCCGTTCAGCAACGTTTTTTGGATGATTTTTCTCAGGTAAAAGGGCAGCGCCAAGCAAAGCGAGCGTTACAGCTTGCAGCTGCGGGATGGCACAATACATTGTTTATTGGATCTCCTGGGGGTGGAAAAACAATGCTTGCAAAAAGACTTCCTACCATATTACCGCAGCAAACGTTTGCCGAGGTGTTAGAAACTACAAAAATTTATTCTGTTGCTGGAAAATTCTCGCGAGATGAACTTGTCTATTCGCGTCCATTTCGTGCGCCACATCACACCATTTCGCAAGTTGGTCTTGTTGGTGGAGGTTCTCATCCGCAGCCAGGAGAGATTAGCTTGGCTCACAACGGGGTCTTGTTTTTGGATGAATTAACAGAATTTTCACGTACGACGGTCGAAACTCTTCGCCAGCCGTTGGAAGAAAAGGTGGTTCATATTTCCAGGGCTCAATATTCAGTTGATTTTCCCGCCTCATTTTTGCTGGTTGCAGCGCTCAATCCCTGTCCGTGTGGTTTTTATGGTGATGAATCAAAAAAGTGCAACTGCAGTTCGCAGTCAATCGAAAAGTATTTAGGAAAACTTTCCGGGCCGTTACTTGATCGACTTGATATTCATGTGCGAGTCGCATCGTTGTCATATGATGAGCTAAAAAATTCTTCAACCACAGAAAAAACTTCCGCCGAGATGAAAGCAGAAGTTGATATCGCTCGAGCATTTAGATGCAACCGCCAGGGCGATATACCCAACGGGCTTCTTTCTCCAAGCCAGATCGAGCAATTTTGTACATTAACCACAAATGCTGAGCTTTTGGTAAAAAAAATGTTTGATCGTTTGGGTCTGAGCATGCGTTCGTATCATAAAATATTAAAATTAGCGCGAACAATTGCTGATTTTGAGTCGTCAGAAAAAATTAATGAATCACATCTTAAAGAAGCGTTTTCGTATCGATGTTTTGATAGGCACCAATCGAAATGA